A window of the Streptomyces formicae genome harbors these coding sequences:
- a CDS encoding MIP/aquaporin family protein yields MSNADIFLGEVIGTAILILFGAGVCAAVTLHHSKARASGWIVITFGWGFGVLAGAYTSAPLSGGHLNPAVTLGVAVDTGEWSKVPLYIAAQMIGAVLGAVLAWLVYHAQFQANSDRENARPTLGIFATAPEVRNPLANLVTEIIATAALVLPVLALGRNAGIGIGPIPGAPAGIYGSGISILLVSLLVVGIGLSLGGPTGYAINPVRDLGPRLTRALLPIPSKGTSDWGYAWIPVAGPLVGGLLAGLVLNAAF; encoded by the coding sequence ATGAGCAACGCAGACATCTTCCTCGGCGAGGTCATCGGGACAGCGATACTGATCCTCTTCGGCGCGGGCGTGTGCGCCGCGGTCACCTTGCACCACTCCAAGGCGAGAGCCTCCGGATGGATCGTCATCACCTTCGGCTGGGGTTTCGGCGTGCTCGCGGGCGCGTACACCTCGGCGCCGCTCTCGGGCGGGCACCTCAATCCGGCCGTGACCCTGGGCGTCGCCGTCGACACCGGCGAGTGGAGCAAGGTGCCGCTGTACATCGCGGCGCAGATGATCGGCGCGGTCCTCGGCGCCGTGCTGGCCTGGCTGGTCTACCACGCGCAGTTCCAGGCCAACTCCGACCGCGAGAACGCCCGGCCCACCCTCGGGATCTTCGCGACCGCCCCGGAGGTCCGCAATCCCCTCGCGAATCTCGTCACCGAGATCATCGCGACCGCAGCGCTCGTCCTGCCGGTCCTGGCACTCGGCCGCAACGCAGGCATCGGCATCGGCCCGATCCCCGGCGCGCCCGCCGGGATCTACGGCTCCGGAATCTCGATCCTGCTGGTGTCCCTGCTGGTCGTCGGCATCGGCCTGTCCCTGGGCGGACCGACCGGCTACGCCATCAACCCGGTCCGCGACCTGGGGCCACGCCTCACCCGCGCGCTGCTGCCCATCCCCAGCAAGGGGACGTCCGACTGGGGGTACGCCTGGATCCCCGTGGCCGGGCCGCTGGTGGGCGGTCTCCTGGCGGGCCTCGTCCTCAACGCCGCGTTCTGA
- a CDS encoding lipid-transfer protein gives MTGDVAVLGTGMHPWGKWGRSFVEYGTVAARAALADAGVGWRDVQSVVGADTVRGGYPGYVAGATFARALGWQGARVTSVYAACASGAQAIGTARAQILAGMADVVLVVGADSAPKGFFAPAGGDRPDDPDWLRFRVLGATNPAYFALYARRRMALHGDTPEDFAQVKVKNAAAGALNPNARYRKPVTADEVAASAVVADPLRLLDICATSDGAAALVLSSMEYARRHGAADPVRIRAVSTVTPTFPRTVLDLPDIATDSAAAVEPSAVGFRESIARAAYEEAGLGPGDLSLAEVYDLSTALELEWYEDIGLCGAGEGAKLVREGATALGGRVPVNASGGLASFGEAVPAQAIAQVCELTWQLRGTAGERQVAGARAGITANQGLFGHGSAVVAVR, from the coding sequence ATGACCGGTGACGTCGCCGTTCTCGGCACCGGGATGCACCCATGGGGCAAATGGGGGCGGAGCTTCGTCGAGTACGGGACCGTCGCGGCCCGTGCCGCGCTCGCGGACGCCGGTGTCGGCTGGCGGGACGTCCAGTCGGTGGTCGGCGCGGACACGGTACGCGGCGGATACCCCGGGTACGTGGCCGGTGCCACATTCGCCCGGGCGCTCGGCTGGCAGGGTGCACGGGTCACGAGTGTGTACGCCGCGTGCGCGTCCGGCGCCCAGGCCATCGGCACCGCCCGGGCGCAGATCCTCGCGGGCATGGCGGACGTCGTCCTGGTCGTGGGCGCCGACTCCGCGCCCAAGGGGTTCTTCGCACCGGCGGGCGGCGACCGTCCCGACGATCCGGACTGGCTGCGCTTCCGGGTGCTCGGCGCCACGAACCCGGCGTACTTCGCGCTCTACGCCCGGCGTCGCATGGCCCTGCACGGCGATACGCCGGAGGACTTCGCACAGGTCAAGGTGAAGAACGCGGCGGCCGGGGCGCTCAACCCGAACGCCCGCTACCGCAAGCCCGTGACCGCCGACGAGGTCGCCGCATCCGCCGTCGTGGCCGATCCGCTGCGGCTGCTCGACATCTGCGCCACGTCGGACGGCGCGGCCGCACTCGTCCTGTCGAGCATGGAGTACGCGCGCCGGCACGGGGCGGCCGATCCGGTCCGTATCCGCGCCGTCTCGACGGTCACGCCCACCTTCCCGAGAACCGTCCTCGACCTCCCCGACATCGCCACGGACTCGGCTGCCGCCGTGGAGCCGTCCGCGGTCGGCTTCCGCGAGTCGATCGCGCGCGCCGCGTACGAGGAGGCGGGGCTGGGGCCCGGGGATCTCTCGCTCGCCGAGGTGTACGACCTGTCCACGGCGCTGGAGCTGGAGTGGTACGAGGACATCGGGCTGTGCGGGGCCGGCGAGGGAGCGAAGCTGGTGCGGGAGGGCGCGACGGCGCTCGGCGGGCGCGTGCCGGTCAACGCGAGCGGGGGCCTGGCCTCGTTCGGGGAGGCGGTCCCGGCACAGGCGATCGCGCAGGTGTGCGAGCTGACCTGGCAGCTGCGGGGCACGGCGGGCGAACGGCAGGTGGCGGGAGCTCGGGCGGGGATCACCGCGAACCAGGGGCTGTTCGGTCACGGGTCGGCGGTCGTGGCGGTCCGCTGA
- a CDS encoding roadblock/LC7 domain-containing protein, which produces MTAPNAAADDTAGGGELNWLLDELVERVGSIRKALVLSSDGLATGRSKDLTREDGEHLAAVASGFHSLAKGVGRHFDVGQVRQTVVELDDAFLFVTAAGDGSCLAVLADSDSDVGQVAYEMTLMVKRVGVHLATAPRTGLTSGG; this is translated from the coding sequence ATGACCGCACCGAACGCCGCAGCAGACGACACCGCCGGGGGCGGCGAGCTCAACTGGCTCCTGGACGAGCTGGTCGAGCGGGTCGGCTCCATCCGCAAGGCGCTGGTGCTCTCCAGCGACGGCCTCGCGACCGGCAGGTCCAAGGACCTCACCCGAGAGGACGGCGAGCACCTCGCCGCCGTCGCCTCCGGATTCCACAGCCTCGCCAAGGGCGTGGGCCGCCACTTCGACGTGGGGCAGGTCCGGCAGACCGTCGTCGAGCTCGACGACGCCTTCCTCTTCGTCACCGCGGCGGGCGACGGCAGCTGTCTCGCCGTGCTGGCCGACTCCGACTCGGACGTCGGCCAGGTCGCGTACGAGATGACGCTGATGGTCAAGCGGGTGGGCGTCCACCTCGCCACGGCACCACGGACCGGGCTGACCTCCGGAGGGTGA
- a CDS encoding Zn-ribbon domain-containing OB-fold protein codes for MARTRTPVVAGWFTEGAEEREFRLLGTRCTACSVVYFPREDAYCRNPGCAGGGELAEAALSERGHVWSYTDGRYRPPAPYVSDPDAEWEPYTLVAVELEEERMVVLGQAAPGVTVADLAVGMEVEVVPGILDEDAGTTWTTWHWRPVGGAR; via the coding sequence GTGGCGCGCACGCGTACGCCCGTGGTGGCCGGATGGTTCACCGAGGGCGCGGAGGAGAGGGAGTTCAGACTCCTGGGCACTCGCTGCACCGCCTGCTCCGTGGTGTACTTCCCGCGCGAGGACGCGTACTGCCGCAATCCCGGCTGCGCGGGCGGCGGCGAACTGGCGGAGGCGGCCCTGTCCGAACGGGGACACGTGTGGTCGTACACGGACGGGCGGTACCGGCCGCCGGCGCCGTACGTCTCGGACCCGGATGCCGAATGGGAGCCGTACACACTGGTCGCGGTCGAGCTCGAGGAGGAACGCATGGTGGTCCTCGGGCAGGCGGCGCCGGGCGTGACCGTCGCCGACCTCGCGGTCGGCATGGAGGTCGAGGTGGTGCCGGGGATCCTCGACGAGGACGCGGGGACCACCTGGACGACCTGGCACTGGCGGCCGGTCGGGGGTGCCCGATGA
- a CDS encoding DUF742 domain-containing protein, which yields MNDAGQRAGHSGRDPGRDAGRDAGYQNAGRDGGRGSGQSSGQSPGQGSGQDAQQAPHWFDDDAGPVVRPYAMTRGRTSSATRHRLDLIALVVPEPAADNPGGDQTLSPEHVEIIERCSTVPQSIAELAAGLDLPVGVVRVLVGDLVEDALVHVTRPVPPAELPDVSILREVINGLRAL from the coding sequence ATGAATGACGCCGGACAACGCGCCGGACACTCCGGGCGAGACCCCGGACGAGACGCAGGGCGAGACGCCGGATACCAGAACGCCGGACGAGACGGGGGACGAGGCTCCGGACAAAGCTCCGGACAAAGCCCGGGACAAGGCTCTGGGCAGGACGCCCAGCAGGCACCCCACTGGTTCGACGACGATGCGGGACCGGTGGTCCGTCCGTATGCCATGACCCGCGGCCGTACGAGCAGCGCGACCCGGCACCGTCTCGATCTGATCGCGCTCGTCGTCCCCGAACCGGCCGCCGACAACCCGGGCGGGGACCAGACGCTCTCGCCCGAGCACGTCGAGATCATCGAACGCTGCAGCACCGTTCCGCAGTCCATCGCCGAGCTCGCCGCCGGACTCGACCTCCCCGTCGGGGTGGTCCGGGTCCTCGTCGGTGACCTCGTCGAGGACGCACTCGTCCACGTAACCCGTCCCGTTCCGCCGGCCGAGTTGCCGGATGTGAGCATTCTGCGCGAGGTGATCAATGGTCTTCGGGCGCTCTAG
- the glpK gene encoding glycerol kinase GlpK yields MTDTSQKFVAAIDQGTTSSRCMIFDQDGAVVAVDQREHRQIFPKPGWVEHDATEIWSKVQAVVAGALAKAGLRAGQLSALGITNQRETTVLWDRATGKPVHNAIVWQDTRTTALCAELGGADGQDRFRDATGLPLASYFSGPKAAWLLDNVPGLRGRAERGEIAFGTIDSWLIWNLTGGTDGGVHVTDVTNASRTMLMNLETLRWDPSILAAMKVPESVLPEIRSSAEVYGTATGQLDGVPVASALGDQQAAVFGQACYDTGTAKNTYGTGSFLLLNTGSRPVPSKSGLITTLGYKIGDEAPVYCLEGSIAITGALVQWFRDQLGIIRSADEIETLAASVDDNGGAYIVPAFSGLYAPYWRADARGVITGLTRYVTKAHLARAVLEATSWQTREVVDAMYQDSGVPITTLKVDGGMTANQLLMQHQADVLGVPVIRPKVAETTCLGAAYAAGLATGVWGGLDELKTHWQIDAEWSPRMGAETREREYDNWRKAVERSFGWNEEGGA; encoded by the coding sequence ATGACGGACACCTCCCAGAAATTCGTCGCCGCGATCGACCAGGGCACCACGTCGAGCCGCTGCATGATCTTCGACCAGGACGGCGCCGTCGTCGCCGTCGACCAGCGCGAGCACCGTCAGATCTTCCCCAAGCCCGGCTGGGTCGAACACGACGCGACCGAGATCTGGTCGAAGGTCCAGGCCGTGGTCGCGGGGGCGCTGGCCAAGGCCGGGCTGCGGGCCGGGCAGCTCAGCGCGCTCGGCATCACCAACCAGCGCGAGACGACCGTGCTGTGGGACCGAGCCACGGGCAAGCCCGTGCACAACGCGATCGTCTGGCAGGACACGCGGACGACGGCGCTGTGCGCCGAACTCGGCGGAGCGGACGGGCAGGACCGTTTCCGCGATGCGACCGGGCTGCCCCTCGCCAGCTACTTCTCCGGCCCCAAGGCGGCATGGCTGCTGGACAACGTGCCCGGGCTGCGCGGCAGGGCGGAGCGCGGCGAGATCGCGTTCGGCACCATCGACTCCTGGCTGATCTGGAACCTCACCGGCGGCACGGACGGCGGTGTGCACGTCACCGATGTCACCAACGCCTCGCGCACCATGCTGATGAACCTGGAGACCCTCCGGTGGGACCCCTCGATCCTGGCGGCGATGAAGGTGCCCGAGTCGGTGCTCCCGGAGATCCGGTCATCGGCCGAGGTGTACGGAACGGCCACCGGGCAGCTCGACGGTGTGCCGGTGGCCTCCGCGCTCGGCGACCAGCAGGCGGCGGTCTTCGGCCAGGCGTGCTACGACACGGGCACGGCGAAGAACACGTACGGCACAGGGAGTTTCCTGCTGCTCAACACGGGAAGCCGACCGGTCCCGTCGAAGAGCGGACTGATCACCACACTCGGCTACAAGATCGGTGACGAGGCTCCGGTCTACTGCCTGGAGGGGTCGATCGCGATCACCGGAGCCCTGGTGCAGTGGTTCCGTGACCAGCTCGGGATCATCCGCAGCGCGGACGAGATCGAGACGCTGGCGGCGAGCGTGGACGACAACGGCGGGGCGTACATCGTGCCGGCGTTCTCCGGTCTGTACGCGCCGTACTGGCGGGCCGACGCCCGCGGCGTCATCACCGGGCTGACCCGGTACGTCACCAAGGCGCATCTGGCGCGGGCGGTGCTGGAAGCGACGAGCTGGCAGACGCGCGAGGTCGTGGACGCCATGTACCAGGATTCGGGCGTGCCGATCACGACGCTGAAGGTCGACGGCGGAATGACCGCCAACCAGCTGCTGATGCAGCATCAGGCGGATGTCCTCGGCGTGCCCGTGATCAGGCCGAAGGTGGCGGAGACGACCTGTCTGGGCGCGGCGTACGCGGCCGGCCTCGCCACCGGAGTGTGGGGCGGCCTGGACGAGCTGAAGACGCACTGGCAGATCGATGCCGAGTGGTCGCCGCGGATGGGCGCGGAGACCAGGGAGCGGGAGTACGACAACTGGCGCAAGGCCGTGGAGCGCAGCTTCGGCTGGAACGAGGAGGGCGGCGCGTAA
- a CDS encoding nitrate- and nitrite sensing domain-containing protein: MRFRGKSIRRKIVALLLVPLVSLTALWGFATALTGQEAKQLLDVGYIIGKVGHPVEDTVRVIQKERRQTLIYLADPRASDALTTLRRHRAATDAAVSEIRDSADDSGVRDSIRPDVSQRLDSLVDALDGLGSLRRNVEKSAITRAQALEFYNRLVDPCHTFLTSLHALEDVELEKQGRALVGVSRARELLAREDALVTSALITRRITAAEIRAISDLAANRALLYEISLEVLPSSEREILERYWRSPDTQPLREAEERLIAGGPTKYPRAIDAPWWEEQATPVLDDLARQSTEAGNRYQDRVEPAAYDVLVRAGVAGVLGFLALLVSVVVSVRIGRDLARALSRLRKEAHEVSGVRLPSVMRRLAAGETVDIGTEAPQLEYEKDEIGQVGQALNTLQRAAVEAAVRQADVRRGVSEVFVNLARRNQVLLHRQLTLLDAMERRTEDSEELADLFRLDHLTTRMRRHAEGLVILSGAAPSRQWRKPIQLMDVVRAAVAEVEDYERIEVRRLPRIGVGGAAVADLTHLIAELLENATVFSPPHTAVQVHGERVANGFTLEIHDRGLGMTPEALLDANLRLAETPEFELSDTDRLGLFVVSRLAQRQNVRISLQPSPYGGTTAVVFIPATLLTDAPDTEGTGFRLDRVNDRKSGRIDREGAPDRGRDRRRSDGGRPVALSKVPTGLTSPSVLDGPVLDGPVELEPPVGALGFDDRPALGGIDTIESIGVIDSAADIEDTESERGGLFRARDFLRTPSDEQHQQASGQVPERPRGSGPRPTGPIPLPRRTPPTLVSDNGRRVDEPGRAHPAPSRTSSFGRTADAAETASAAEKAPAADRAPSGEKARARDGGSAASSGGLPRRVRQASLAPQLRADASAGRAASASAGGASADGPDIERDAEEVRERMAAMQRGWQRGRRHNAEDATGPGGTAGTAHGSTPEENGR; this comes from the coding sequence ATGCGCTTTCGCGGGAAGTCCATCCGCAGGAAGATCGTGGCGCTGCTGCTCGTGCCGCTCGTGTCCCTCACCGCGCTGTGGGGATTCGCGACCGCACTCACCGGCCAGGAAGCCAAGCAGCTCCTGGACGTCGGCTACATCATCGGCAAAGTCGGCCATCCCGTCGAGGACACCGTCCGCGTCATCCAGAAGGAACGCCGCCAGACCCTGATCTACCTCGCGGACCCGCGCGCATCCGACGCCCTGACCACGTTGCGCCGCCACCGCGCCGCCACCGACGCGGCCGTGTCCGAAATCCGTGACAGCGCCGACGACTCCGGTGTACGCGACTCGATCCGGCCCGATGTGTCGCAGCGGCTCGATTCGCTCGTCGACGCGCTCGACGGACTCGGCTCGCTGCGCCGCAACGTCGAGAAGAGCGCCATCACCCGCGCCCAGGCGCTCGAGTTCTACAACCGGCTCGTCGACCCCTGCCACACCTTCCTCACCTCCCTCCACGCACTGGAGGACGTGGAACTGGAGAAGCAGGGCCGTGCCCTCGTCGGGGTGAGCCGCGCCCGCGAACTGCTCGCCCGTGAGGACGCACTCGTCACCTCCGCGCTGATCACACGCCGGATCACCGCTGCGGAAATCCGCGCGATCTCCGACCTCGCCGCCAACCGCGCGCTGCTGTACGAGATCAGCCTCGAAGTCCTGCCCTCGTCCGAGCGGGAGATCCTCGAAAGGTACTGGCGCAGCCCCGACACCCAGCCGCTGCGTGAGGCAGAGGAAAGGCTGATCGCCGGCGGCCCCACCAAGTACCCGCGTGCCATCGACGCGCCGTGGTGGGAGGAGCAGGCGACCCCCGTTCTGGACGACCTCGCCCGGCAGAGCACCGAGGCGGGCAACCGCTACCAGGACCGTGTCGAGCCTGCCGCGTACGACGTCCTCGTCAGGGCCGGAGTGGCCGGCGTGCTCGGCTTCCTCGCGCTGCTGGTCTCCGTCGTCGTCTCCGTACGCATCGGCCGCGATCTCGCCCGCGCGCTCTCCCGGCTCCGCAAGGAGGCGCACGAGGTCTCCGGCGTCCGCCTGCCGAGCGTCATGCGCAGGCTCGCCGCCGGTGAGACGGTCGACATCGGGACCGAAGCGCCGCAACTCGAATACGAGAAGGACGAGATAGGCCAGGTCGGCCAGGCGCTCAACACCCTCCAGCGGGCCGCGGTCGAAGCCGCCGTCAGACAGGCCGACGTGCGCCGCGGTGTCTCGGAGGTCTTCGTCAACCTCGCCCGCCGCAACCAGGTGCTGCTCCACCGCCAGTTGACGCTGCTCGACGCGATGGAGCGGCGCACCGAGGACAGCGAGGAGCTGGCCGACCTCTTCCGGCTCGACCACCTCACGACGCGCATGCGCCGGCACGCCGAGGGCCTCGTGATCCTCTCCGGTGCCGCCCCGTCCCGCCAGTGGCGCAAACCCATCCAGCTCATGGACGTCGTGCGCGCGGCGGTCGCCGAGGTCGAGGACTACGAGCGCATCGAGGTCCGGCGGCTTCCGCGGATCGGCGTGGGCGGAGCCGCGGTCGCGGACCTCACTCACCTGATCGCGGAACTGCTGGAGAACGCCACGGTCTTCTCGCCCCCGCACACCGCCGTGCAGGTGCACGGCGAGCGGGTCGCCAACGGCTTCACCCTGGAGATCCACGACCGCGGACTCGGCATGACGCCCGAGGCGCTGCTCGACGCGAACCTCCGGCTCGCCGAGACCCCCGAGTTCGAGCTCTCCGACACCGACCGCCTCGGCCTGTTCGTCGTCAGCCGGCTGGCCCAGCGGCAGAACGTCCGGATCTCGCTGCAGCCTTCGCCGTACGGAGGCACGACCGCGGTCGTCTTCATCCCGGCCACGCTCCTCACCGACGCACCGGACACGGAGGGGACGGGATTCCGCCTCGACCGTGTGAACGACCGCAAGAGCGGCCGTATCGACCGCGAGGGGGCGCCGGACAGGGGTCGCGACAGGCGCCGTTCCGACGGCGGCAGGCCGGTCGCCCTGTCCAAGGTGCCCACGGGACTCACCAGTCCCTCGGTGCTCGACGGCCCTGTGCTCGACGGCCCCGTCGAACTGGAGCCCCCCGTCGGCGCGCTGGGCTTCGACGACCGCCCTGCGCTCGGCGGCATCGACACGATCGAGTCCATCGGAGTGATCGACTCCGCCGCCGACATCGAGGACACGGAGAGCGAGCGCGGCGGGCTGTTCCGCGCCCGTGACTTCCTGCGCACGCCGTCCGACGAGCAGCACCAGCAGGCGTCCGGCCAGGTGCCGGAGCGGCCGCGCGGCAGCGGCCCGCGCCCGACGGGCCCCATTCCGCTGCCCCGCCGGACGCCCCCGACCCTGGTCAGCGACAACGGCCGCCGAGTGGACGAGCCGGGGCGCGCCCATCCTGCCCCCAGCCGGACCTCGTCCTTCGGCCGGACCGCGGACGCCGCGGAGACAGCCTCTGCCGCGGAGAAGGCCCCGGCCGCGGACAGGGCCCCGAGCGGCGAGAAGGCTCGGGCCAGGGACGGGGGCTCCGCGGCGAGCAGCGGCGGTCTGCCCCGCCGTGTGCGCCAGGCCAGCCTCGCGCCGCAGCTCCGCGCGGACGCGTCCGCGGGCCGCGCCGCCTCCGCGTCCGCCGGCGGTGCATCGGCGGACGGGCCGGACATCGAACGTGACGCGGAAGAAGTACGCGAGCGCATGGCCGCGATGCAGCGGGGCTGGCAGCGCGGCCGCCGGCACAACGCCGAGGACGCCACCGGCCCCGGCGGTACCGCCGGAACAGCACACGGATCCACACCGGAGGAGAACGGTCGATGA
- a CDS encoding GTP-binding protein, with translation MVFGRSSRTGSQRPVEPVTLKLLVAGGFGVGKTTLVGAVSEIRPLRTEETLSEAGRPVDDLDGVESKGTTTVAMDFGRITVRDDLVLYLFGTPGQDRFWFLWDELAQGALGAVVLADTRRLEDSFAAIDYFERRGIPFTVGVNCFDGADRFPIDTVRAALDLDPEVPLMLCDARERESVKSVLVAVVEHALVRSTREREPATT, from the coding sequence ATGGTCTTCGGGCGCTCTAGCCGCACGGGCTCGCAGCGGCCGGTCGAGCCGGTGACGCTGAAGCTCCTGGTGGCGGGTGGCTTCGGGGTCGGCAAGACGACGCTCGTCGGTGCTGTCAGCGAGATCAGACCGCTGCGCACCGAGGAGACCCTCAGCGAGGCCGGCCGGCCCGTCGACGATCTCGACGGCGTCGAGTCGAAGGGCACGACCACCGTCGCCATGGACTTCGGCCGGATCACCGTCCGCGACGACCTCGTGCTCTATCTCTTCGGCACGCCCGGCCAGGACCGCTTCTGGTTCCTCTGGGACGAACTCGCCCAGGGCGCACTCGGCGCCGTGGTCCTGGCCGACACACGCCGTCTGGAGGACTCCTTCGCGGCCATCGACTACTTCGAACGCCGCGGGATCCCGTTCACCGTCGGCGTCAACTGCTTCGACGGCGCGGACCGCTTCCCCATCGACACGGTACGGGCCGCGCTCGACCTCGACCCCGAGGTGCCGCTGATGTTGTGCGACGCCCGGGAGCGCGAGTCGGTGAAGTCGGTGCTGGTGGCGGTGGTGGAGCACGCCCTGGTCCGCTCCACCCGGGAGCGCGAGCCCGCCACGACCTGA